One window from the genome of Rariglobus hedericola encodes:
- the moaA gene encoding GTP 3',8-cyclase MoaA encodes MNDPFGRKIDYLRISVTDRCNERCLYCMPEGYKGWAQRPDHLTAEELIRIATSASRLGFKKFRLTGGEPLLRPDLATIAAGIAALPTTTSLGLSTNGTRLASAARDLSNAGVTSVNVSLDALDTDTYRRVTGGRLADALAGIHAALTADFESVKLNVVLMRGVNEDQLVPLVRFAAEHRTPVRFIELMPLTRTDVLSSENFLSCEDARARIESELGPLETLPDYRAGHGPARYTRAQNGALVGFIGALTTPDFCGTCNKLRLTADGKLRPCLGRHGEIDLLAPLRAGHADLDALLTEAIANKPEDHTFQTDYVPSRPMTAIGG; translated from the coding sequence ATGAACGACCCCTTCGGACGGAAAATCGACTACCTGCGCATCTCCGTCACCGACCGGTGCAACGAGCGCTGCCTCTACTGCATGCCCGAAGGCTACAAGGGCTGGGCGCAACGCCCCGACCACCTCACCGCCGAAGAACTCATCCGCATCGCCACCTCCGCCTCCCGACTCGGCTTCAAAAAATTCCGGCTCACCGGCGGCGAACCACTCCTCCGTCCCGACCTCGCCACCATCGCCGCAGGTATCGCCGCGTTACCTACGACCACATCCCTCGGCCTCTCCACCAACGGCACCCGCCTCGCCTCCGCCGCCCGCGACCTCAGCAACGCCGGCGTTACCTCCGTCAACGTCTCACTCGACGCGCTCGACACCGACACCTACCGCCGCGTCACCGGCGGACGCCTCGCCGACGCCCTCGCCGGCATCCACGCCGCCCTCACCGCCGACTTCGAATCCGTAAAACTCAACGTCGTCCTCATGCGCGGCGTGAACGAAGACCAACTCGTCCCCCTCGTTCGTTTCGCCGCCGAGCACCGCACTCCGGTCCGTTTCATCGAGTTGATGCCGCTCACCCGCACCGACGTCCTCAGCTCCGAAAACTTCCTCTCCTGCGAAGACGCTCGCGCCCGCATCGAGTCCGAACTCGGCCCGCTCGAAACCCTGCCCGACTACCGCGCCGGCCACGGCCCCGCTCGTTACACCCGCGCGCAAAATGGCGCACTCGTCGGCTTCATCGGTGCCTTAACCACTCCTGATTTCTGCGGCACCTGCAACAAGCTCCGCCTCACCGCCGACGGCAAACTCCGCCCCTGCCTCGGCCGCCACGGCGAGATCGACCTCCTCGCCCCCTTGCGCGCCGGCCACGCCGACCTCGACGCGCTCCTCACCGAAGCCATCGCCAACAAACCCGAAGACCACACCTTCCAAACTGACTACGTCCCCTCCCGCCCCATGACCGCCATCGGTGGCTAA
- a CDS encoding MoaD/ThiS family protein, with translation MTVLYFANARRITGFSEEEIPATEPLSISAFWEQLVQRHPDLASLRSSSRLARNNDFLTSSAHIEPTDEIAVIPPVSGG, from the coding sequence ATGACCGTCCTCTACTTCGCCAACGCCCGCCGTATCACCGGCTTCTCCGAGGAAGAAATCCCTGCCACCGAGCCCCTCTCCATCTCCGCCTTTTGGGAGCAACTCGTTCAACGCCACCCAGACCTCGCCAGTCTCCGCTCCTCCTCACGCCTCGCCCGCAACAACGACTTCCTGACTTCCTCCGCACACATCGAACCAACCGACGAGATCGCGGTCATTCCGCCCGTCTCCGGAGGCTGA
- a CDS encoding molybdopterin synthase catalytic subunit, whose amino-acid sequence MHIEILISPSVITPPASSVDAGVGALATFTGTVRGSENDQPISALVYEAYQPMAETVMHRLLTELAATHPCHFVFVQHRTGTVPVGEAAIHIAVQAKHRAPAFALLAAFMDRLKQDVPIWKTDTLPA is encoded by the coding sequence GTGCACATCGAGATCCTCATCTCCCCCTCCGTCATCACCCCGCCCGCTTCATCCGTGGACGCCGGTGTCGGCGCGCTCGCCACCTTCACCGGCACGGTCCGCGGCTCCGAAAACGACCAACCCATCTCCGCCCTTGTTTACGAAGCCTATCAACCGATGGCCGAGACCGTGATGCATCGCCTCCTCACCGAACTCGCCGCCACACACCCCTGCCACTTCGTCTTCGTCCAACACCGCACCGGCACCGTCCCCGTCGGCGAAGCCGCCATCCACATCGCCGTCCAAGCCAAACACCGCGCCCCCGCCTTCGCCCTCCTCGCCGCCTTCATGGACCGCCTAAAGCAAGACGTCCCCATCTGGAAAACCGACACCCTGCCCGCATGA
- a CDS encoding molybdopterin molybdotransferase MoeA: MISVADLWIQLDALVPSPLPSERIPLASAQGRILRETILAPEDQPPFDRSAIDGYLVHTDQPAGLVTLEGTIHPGAPAPASAPSPGTAYRILTGSALPPEKAALIMQEDTKATDTGRVHLLQSPSTKHIRRRASQARAGDTLISPGQLLNAGALALLASVGATAPLVSRRARVAHLVTGGELVSPDATPASGQIRDSNSTLIAALLRDSHADLIWQQRVSDSRSATAEALAAALALQPDILLVSGGASVGDHDHTGALLADAGFTIHCDKVASRPGKPFIAASREGCLAFGLPGNPLSHFVCFHLFVRRVLARLAGTEPVALIRAKLAPRSELRPDPRETWWPALLTHDSVTALPWRDSSDLTVLARANALLRVPSTPSASSQVEVLCCS; encoded by the coding sequence ATGATTTCCGTCGCCGATCTCTGGATACAACTCGACGCCTTGGTCCCGTCGCCCCTTCCCTCCGAGCGCATCCCCCTCGCCTCCGCCCAAGGCCGCATCCTCCGCGAAACCATCCTCGCTCCCGAAGACCAGCCGCCCTTCGACCGCTCCGCCATCGACGGCTACCTCGTCCACACCGACCAACCCGCCGGCCTCGTCACCCTCGAAGGCACGATCCACCCCGGCGCTCCCGCGCCCGCCTCCGCGCCCTCCCCCGGCACCGCCTACCGCATCCTCACCGGCAGCGCCCTCCCTCCCGAGAAAGCCGCACTCATCATGCAAGAGGACACCAAGGCCACCGACACCGGCCGCGTCCACCTCCTCCAATCTCCGTCCACCAAACACATCCGCCGCCGCGCCTCCCAAGCCCGTGCCGGCGACACCCTAATCTCCCCCGGCCAGCTCCTCAACGCCGGCGCCCTCGCCCTCCTCGCCTCCGTCGGCGCGACCGCCCCGCTCGTCTCCCGTCGCGCCCGCGTCGCGCACCTCGTCACCGGCGGCGAACTCGTCTCTCCTGACGCCACGCCCGCCTCCGGCCAGATCCGCGACTCCAACTCCACGCTCATCGCCGCACTCCTCCGCGATTCCCACGCCGACCTGATCTGGCAGCAACGCGTCTCCGACTCCCGTTCAGCCACCGCCGAAGCCCTTGCCGCCGCGCTCGCGCTCCAGCCTGACATCCTCCTCGTCAGTGGCGGTGCCAGCGTCGGCGACCACGACCACACGGGCGCGCTCCTTGCCGACGCCGGCTTCACGATTCACTGCGACAAAGTCGCCAGCCGCCCCGGCAAACCCTTCATCGCCGCCTCGCGCGAAGGCTGCCTCGCGTTCGGACTCCCCGGCAACCCGCTCTCCCACTTCGTCTGCTTCCACCTCTTCGTCCGCCGCGTCCTCGCCCGCCTCGCCGGAACGGAACCCGTCGCACTTATCCGCGCCAAACTCGCGCCCCGTTCCGAACTCCGCCCCGACCCGCGCGAAACCTGGTGGCCCGCGCTCCTCACCCACGACTCCGTCACTGCGCTACCTTGGCGTGACTCTTCCGATCTCACTGTTCTCGCCCGTGCCAACGCCCTGCTCCGCGTGCCCTCGACTCCATCCGCGAGTTCCCAAGTCGAAGTCCTTTGCTGCTCCTAA
- the moaC gene encoding cyclic pyranopterin monophosphate synthase MoaC gives MKKFSHLDTTGAATMVDVGAKPPQLRRAVATGELRCAPATIRLLKKQALPKGDVLACARLAGIMAAKKTADLIPLCHPLALDKVSVDFTIKADRILITAEARLTGKTGVEMEALTAVSVAALTLYDMMKAVDKQMVIGEVRVSLKEKK, from the coding sequence ATGAAAAAATTCTCCCACCTCGACACCACCGGCGCCGCCACGATGGTCGATGTCGGCGCCAAGCCGCCGCAACTCCGCCGCGCCGTCGCCACCGGCGAACTCCGCTGCGCCCCCGCCACGATCCGCCTGCTCAAAAAGCAGGCCCTCCCCAAAGGCGACGTCCTCGCCTGCGCCCGCCTCGCCGGCATCATGGCCGCCAAAAAAACCGCCGATCTCATCCCCCTCTGCCACCCACTGGCTCTCGATAAAGTCTCCGTTGATTTCACCATCAAAGCCGACCGCATCCTCATCACCGCCGAAGCCCGCCTCACCGGAAAAACCGGCGTCGAGATGGAAGCCCTCACCGCCGTCTCCGTTGCCGCGCTCACCCTCTACGACATGATGAAGGCCGTGGACAAACAAATGGTCATCGGCGAAGTCCGCGTTTCACTGAAAGAGAAGAAATGA
- the mog gene encoding molybdopterin adenylyltransferase has product MKIARVTLSDRASAGIYADLSGPEIERILAPAFEPAPAFLSCLIPDDRATIADTLRTLCDTEHCDLIVTTGGTGPAPRDVTPEATRDVLERELPGFGEAMRAVSFAKVPTAILSRATAGTRGRTLIINLPGNPRAIGECLPPLLPAIRECLKHLNGS; this is encoded by the coding sequence ATGAAAATCGCCCGCGTCACCCTCAGCGACCGCGCCTCTGCCGGCATCTACGCCGACCTCAGCGGTCCCGAAATCGAACGCATCCTCGCCCCCGCATTCGAGCCCGCGCCCGCGTTTCTTTCGTGCCTCATCCCGGACGACCGCGCCACCATCGCTGACACGTTGCGCACGCTCTGCGACACCGAGCACTGCGATCTCATCGTCACCACGGGCGGCACCGGCCCCGCGCCGCGCGACGTCACGCCCGAGGCGACTCGCGACGTCCTCGAACGCGAACTCCCCGGCTTTGGCGAAGCCATGCGCGCCGTGAGTTTCGCCAAAGTCCCCACCGCCATCCTCTCCCGCGCCACCGCCGGCACGCGCGGTCGCACGCTCATCATCAACCTCCCCGGCAACCCCCGCGCCATCGGCGAATGCCTCCCACCGCTCCTCCCCGCGATCCGCGAATGCCTGAAACACCTCAACGGTTCCTAA
- a CDS encoding MOSC domain-containing protein, with product MIRIEHLYVSPGHNYFGHHGQPAGEHPILSVSEIECVAGHGIRGDRYFDYKPDYKGQITFFAAEIYDELCATFLPLAGTHPEPSAFRRNVITRGIDLNTLIGQQFTIQGITFLGTAECSPCHWMDQAFAPRAHAALKDHGGLRAKILTDGWLRVSPASSISTHA from the coding sequence ATGATCCGCATCGAACATCTTTACGTTTCACCGGGCCACAATTACTTCGGTCATCACGGCCAGCCCGCCGGCGAACATCCGATTCTCTCCGTCTCCGAAATCGAGTGCGTCGCCGGACACGGCATCCGCGGAGACCGCTACTTCGATTACAAACCCGACTACAAAGGCCAAATCACCTTCTTCGCCGCCGAAATCTATGACGAACTCTGCGCCACGTTTCTTCCACTGGCCGGCACTCATCCCGAGCCTTCGGCATTCCGCCGCAATGTCATCACTCGCGGAATCGACCTGAACACGCTCATTGGCCAGCAATTCACGATTCAGGGGATCACGTTTCTCGGCACTGCCGAATGCTCTCCCTGCCATTGGATGGACCAAGCCTTTGCCCCCAGAGCGCACGCTGCACTCAAAGATCATGGCGGCCTCCGCGCCAAGATCCTTACAGATGGTTGGCTGCGGGTTTCGCCGGCCAGTTCCATTTCCACTCATGCCTGA
- the mobA gene encoding molybdenum cofactor guanylyltransferase, which translates to MPDFAITGAILAGGRSSRMGRDKAFLPFPAPDGPPLIAHQAALLRSLGITDLIISGRLDTDYATTLPNARVVHDTVPDAGPLAGLIAILAAASHPWVLILAVDLPQLTPTYLQKMISTGGGRIGVVPYGPHGYEPLAGLYPRTLLPRLQAALDAGHFRLQKLLHESTQEALIKALPLEPAEIDLFSNWNTPADAGI; encoded by the coding sequence ATGCCTGATTTCGCGATCACGGGTGCCATTCTCGCCGGCGGACGCTCCTCGCGCATGGGGCGTGACAAGGCATTCCTGCCCTTCCCCGCGCCGGACGGCCCGCCTCTCATCGCCCACCAAGCTGCACTGCTCCGCAGCCTGGGAATCACCGATCTCATCATCTCCGGCCGCCTCGACACGGACTATGCGACCACCCTCCCCAACGCCCGAGTGGTTCACGATACCGTGCCTGATGCCGGCCCCCTCGCCGGACTCATCGCAATCCTAGCGGCCGCGAGCCATCCCTGGGTGCTAATCCTGGCCGTGGATCTCCCACAATTAACCCCCACCTACCTCCAAAAAATGATTTCCACCGGAGGAGGACGCATCGGGGTCGTTCCTTATGGCCCTCACGGCTACGAGCCTTTGGCTGGACTTTACCCCCGAACTCTTCTCCCCCGCCTGCAAGCCGCATTGGACGCAGGCCATTTTAGACTTCAAAAGCTGCTCCACGAATCCACTCAAGAAGCTTTAATAAAAGCACTTCCATTGGAACCAGCCGAAATAGACCTCTTCTCGAACTGGAATACGCCTGCCGACGCGGGCATTTAG
- a CDS encoding sigma-70 family RNA polymerase sigma factor, producing MAAKSKSARKYSAETDEVDTLAPAATAVVTAELDAPPSFLEKSDTAAAREPQPAHGDRSNLQLYLQEIGKTALLTIQEEVKLARRIRKGDKAARDHMISANLRLVVKIAMDYKDFGLPLLDLISEGNIGLIKAVERFDPRKGGKLSTYAAWWIKQSIKRALANQSKTIRLPVHLVDKISKMRKTAMKLTEEFGREPTDEEIAIELQVPTSRVAHLKSVSVRPASLDAPIGESGDSGTFGEIVGDENAASPFESLTEKTRNSDLYEMISTLEPREAEIIKYRFGLDGRDELTLEEVGEKFKVTRERVRQLQNIALSKMRKAMASHEHQRTVEEIELEEQVRARHEVIRDFMTAKSAKVGDAQRN from the coding sequence ATGGCCGCCAAATCGAAATCCGCCCGTAAGTATTCCGCCGAAACCGACGAAGTCGACACCCTTGCCCCTGCGGCAACTGCCGTCGTCACCGCCGAGTTGGATGCGCCGCCCTCATTTCTCGAAAAGTCCGATACCGCCGCCGCCCGTGAGCCCCAGCCCGCCCATGGTGACCGTAGTAACCTGCAGCTCTATCTACAGGAAATCGGAAAAACCGCTCTGCTCACCATTCAGGAAGAGGTAAAGCTTGCCCGTCGCATCCGCAAGGGTGACAAGGCCGCCCGCGATCACATGATCTCGGCCAACCTGCGTCTCGTCGTGAAGATCGCGATGGATTATAAGGACTTTGGCCTCCCGCTGCTCGACCTCATCTCCGAGGGCAACATCGGCCTCATCAAAGCCGTGGAACGCTTCGACCCACGCAAAGGTGGCAAGCTCTCCACCTACGCCGCCTGGTGGATCAAACAGTCCATCAAGCGCGCCCTCGCCAACCAATCGAAGACCATCCGCCTGCCCGTTCACTTGGTCGACAAGATCTCCAAGATGCGCAAAACCGCGATGAAGCTCACCGAAGAGTTCGGCCGCGAACCCACGGACGAAGAAATCGCAATCGAGCTCCAGGTCCCCACCAGCCGCGTCGCCCACTTGAAGTCGGTCAGCGTGCGTCCGGCCTCGCTCGACGCGCCCATCGGCGAATCGGGTGACTCGGGCACGTTTGGAGAGATTGTCGGCGATGAAAACGCCGCCAGCCCCTTCGAGTCGTTGACCGAAAAGACCCGCAACTCCGATCTCTACGAAATGATCTCCACGCTCGAACCGCGTGAAGCCGAGATCATCAAATATCGCTTCGGTCTCGACGGCCGCGACGAGCTCACCCTCGAAGAGGTCGGCGAGAAGTTCAAGGTCACCCGCGAACGCGTGCGTCAGCTCCAGAACATCGCCCTCTCGAAGATGCGCAAGGCGATGGCCTCCCACGAGCACCAGCGCACCGTCGAGGAGATCGAACTCGAGGAGCAGGTCCGCGCCCGCCACGAGGTCATCCGTGACTTCATGACGGCAAAGTCCGCCAAGGTCGGTGACGCTCAGCGCAACTAA